The Syngnathus scovelli strain Florida chromosome 18, RoL_Ssco_1.2, whole genome shotgun sequence genomic interval aaacacaacaaataagcagagaaagagagaatcAAGATTTACATGTGTCAGTGGAAAGAAACGAGGACGGACAAAACAGAATAGTAGATATAAAACATGCAAACAAAACATGTATTTAGTTATTAAGCTAATtttaacaataaaaaatgccaaaacagaacaaaaatgtgaaactaACTCGGATGTCACACTTTTATGTTTCCATGGCTGGAATAAATGCAGCTAGCACAAGTTAAAGCAGAGTGAGACGactaaggaaggaaaaaaaaaaaaaagagagagaggaaaaacatACACAAACCTCTTTGTTTGGCTATATTATATTGCTCATCCAGAATTTTTGGACATGCATGGAAGGATGAAGAAAGCCTACAACTGTTTAGTAATAAATTATGTtgcatattttgttgttgtgacaTGAGaagccaccaaaaaaaaaaaaaaaaaaagcacacgcgAGCGATTGACTCATCTGGTTACCTTCTTCATGAAGTTCTGCTCCACCTCCCACAGGTGAGCGTTCTGGTCGTCCACGGCAACCTTCACTGCATCCTGCTTCTTATTGATCCTGTTCCTCCAGTCGTCCTCGCCGCTCTTCTTCAGCAAAGCCACCCTAAATGATGCAAGAGGAGGGGGAATTTGAGGGAAATTTTGAATCCAGACAAAGCGATTCTTTGTCGAAATTGCTCAAATGAGCGAATGATAAGGAGCTTTGACAGCGCCTAGCTACTTTTATTTCACAGAGCCAAAattaaagttgaaaaaaaaaattgttgtgaaTATTTAGTTTGAAAAGAATGAAATCCACACAAATAGAAGTGTAACGACCAATCAGATTTCATATCCAATAAAATCCAAATTGTCCGTGGTTACATAATGTCACCAGTCAATATGGATTGTCTGGTTAGTGTGAAAATGTGACCTAGCTCAGCTTACATAATTCTTGCGACACAATCAATACCAGTCAGTGATTGACTCCATTTTCCCTTTGCTCAAATGTAGTGGTGACATAATCCACAATTTCAAAGCAGCATTAATAAAGTGAAAAAgataaattgtaaaaaaatatatatatttctatctTTCATAGGCTGACCTCTGTTTGATGGACATGTGTTTGGCTGTCATCGCGTCACACAGATCGTCCTGCGGTTCAGATTGCAACGTGCCGGCTCGAAGTTCCCTGTCGTCGGGGTACGCGTCCGTCTCGGGAGGCTGGCACACACCGCCCCTCGATGAACCGGATGCAAGTCTGGATCTCACAAAAGTGGGCTCGGGCAACTCTGTTGTGGACAAACAGCGATAGAATCAATAATGACTTTTTGTCCTTTACTAAAAACTAATTATATTTATTAATGATGATATTTAAAATACaggaaaataatattttgaagagcacacattacataaataACCAAATGAAATCAAAATCTTTAGTCCTCACCTTCACTGAATGTTCTTCTCCTCTGGAAGGCTGCATGCTCCCCTTCCTCCTTTTTTTGTTCCTGCCTCTCTATCAACATGTGATGGTCTGAGTTCAGCATGGCTTCATCCAACCTCCCTCTAGATCGCCactgctcctcctcttcctcccttctCTCTCTTCCAGTGTGGGGGTGAGGCGGAGCCGCctgcctgacttctctctcgggAGAGGGGAGCTTCCTCTTCCCCCCTGCCTGCTCTGTTTCTTCCTCTGCATGTCGCGAGGCTCGATAAGGCTGAGTTTGGTGGCCCACGGGGTCGTGGGGTCTCGGGCCAGGGGCGCTGGGAGGGTTAGCTTCAACTGCCGCTCGAGTGACGTGGATGTCTCCTGCGTGGTCAGTGGATAGCGTTCCTCCTCTGGACGAAGGGAGGTTTTCAAACTGAGAACCTGCATCATTGTGaagctaaaaaaagaaagacaaatgaaAATTGGTAATAGAAGTGACGCTGTACAACGCACAAACATTGCCTCATCAAATTACGGAGAAACATGCTGACTCATCACGGACTGACTGGCTCGATGTACTTCCTGTCCATCAAAGGGTGGCCGAAGATCACAATGCACAATCACATGCCAGCTACAACCTACACAATGCATCGTGCTCCAGGAAGTAGACCTAAAACGGTTTACCGTTTAAAAATCTAATTGCAGTGACACTTGGCTGACACGGCATAATGTTGATATTGAGTCAGGACGAAATCAGACGCTTGGCCATGCAAAGATGAAACCTAGATCACACAAGCCACGTGATGTGCCAACAGAAATGTGCGGTCATTTCTGAGAATTGGCCCCCCACACGAGCGCTTGGTCGATATTGTCGCAAGCAAGTGCACGCCTCCCTGAGGGAGAGCAAGCTTACTTGGTGGAGTTCTACCGGCTTCTCACATTGCTCCTGTTCATCCTGGCTGTCTACGTCTGAAGACTCCTGAGTGGAAATACGCACAATTCTTTGGCTAACATAAAAAAAGGGGGATTTTACTggattacttttttattttttatttgagagGTCTGGATAAATGGACCAATTGCAATTTCGCGTGTTttaaaaattctttttttttcttctaatttcCTTTTGTCAGTTTCTGCTACTTTAATTTATGCCTTAATTGAGTGAATATTGAAACGATAGTCAACTGCCTTCATGCTTGAGTTCACTTTTACTGACTGACTTTTTGCGACTGCTATTTGCCATGattgtgacatttatttttcactGGAACGGAACAATTTTGTGGTTATTTTTGCAAAGTTGATGCATACAGCCATACATCGTGATTTAtgactataaaataaaatatctacTATTCAGGAATTGTAGCTTTTatacaaacattaaaaaatgtATATTATTTTATGTTATTATATCATatagtatttaatttttttttaataatataataGATTATTTAAGAATGTCAGCAGACGCAAAAAGTGTTCTTGCCCTACCTTCTCCATGTCACCAAGAGTGATAGGTTGTGTCTGATAGCGAGCGTTGCTCCTGCGCTGGCGCGTGTCCCCCCTGACCCGAGTCACTCTAGTGGGCGGTTGAGCCAGCCGGTTAAACAGCGCCATCTTCTCCGCCAGGCTGAGCGTGCAGAGGTCAGGCTCCTCCTGGGCCTGGGATTTCTCATCCATTGGTGCGACCTGCTTGCAGTTCTGGGGCTCTTGCTCGGGCGGTGTTCGCTGAGCGTCTGGAGCCTGCTCGCGGGCGGTGGCGTTGTGATGCGATGATGCCTGCAGACTGCGGGGAGGATGAGGCGCAGGAAACAGAAAGGAAATACTTAGCTGTGGTCACGCAATCGAAGAAAATGCACTCTTCATGCGCTGACTATTTCAGACTCAAACACATCAGTCACATTGTAAATTAGACAGGACCTAAAAATCatgccaggttttttttttttttcttttcaagcaaTTAATGAAGATTAATCACAGTCAGTCGGGTGCGAATTATGTCGCACACGCACGTCCGGGGATACCTGCTCGGAGCGAGGGCGCTGCAAACAAGGGTGGGGCTAGAGACGCGCGCTACAGCCGTGTGAACGGTCTGTGGCACATGAGTGGGGGCGCTATGGTAGTCCAGGACACGGACACACAGTGTATACAACACACATTAACAGAGAAAACAGAAATCAGAAGTGTTGCTGGGAGAGGAGTTCATAATGTTGCTCGTCAGTCCACACAACTCTACATTTCATTTGAAAATTTATGGATGGGTCTTACAAATGAAATGTTGGAATGCACTTTTACGCATACTAATATTATATTACCATGATACTTCTCGTGACAGAGATAGCGGATGACTCACGTGGTGGCGatgaccacctcctcggtggtGACTGGCTGAGTTCTGGACCGATCCTGTGTCCGTCTCAGCCTTCGGTCCACTGCAGCATTCCTCGAGCGGGGTTTGCCAGACCCGATGTTTTTCTCCAGTTCCTGATAATTAGAATAGGCGTGTCAACGAATTGTTATGATATTTTATACGGGAAATGTCCGCCTGCAAAGAGACACCATGAGTGAATTGGCAACGGTTAGACGACAACGATAGCGAGTGTTTGGAAATAAGAGTCCAGAGACTACAGAAAATGCTTGAGGCCAATTTCACACTCATGCAGAAGGGAATGCTTGTTCTATTGCAACACACTGATCCAAAGaatgcagtgaaaacaaatcCATTTTTACAGGTTGTTAAGTGCAACACAGTGAgccagaaagtaaaaaaaaatgtttttgattaAGAGCACGTACACCCAGCTTGAAGTTGGGCTCACTCGCATAAAAGTCGCACGCATATGCATGAAATGGCAAAGACGGGAAAGGTCACGGAGAGAACGTGAAGCTCACCCTGAAGAGAGAGCGCTTGGCCGCTACGCTCAGCTTGGCCCGTTCATCGAGCTTCTCTTCATCAGCTACACAAAAAGtgagaacattttatttttttacctacaATGAGTGCAAATTTTAGACTTTAATTTTATTACACCTTCTACCATAGAGgtcctctcacacacacacacacatctttttGTATAGCGACTCAAAAAGGTAACAGAGAGAGCAACTGTCAATCACAGAAAATATTTGTTGCGTGATGTCATGTCACATATCCTTCAGACTGTTTGTTCGTGCAGCTGTGCCACTCACACCTGTCTCAGACTCAACAGTGAGGTCAGTCACTAGTTCTGTCCTCAGTTCCTATTTGCTCCCGACTATATATGGTGGGGCGGATCACACGGTTGTAAaccaaattgacaaatatttcAAGTCAGGAAAAACAACCAAGTTCTATAAAAGATTTGTTATATTCAATCAAAGCACTTTACCTTGATTGGAAGCCAATTCAGAGCTCACACAGGaccttcaaaaaaaaacaaagaccaaTCAGTGAGACCTCCATGCGGATAAAACTGTGACGAGCTGTTAGGAACAAAACCTCTTGACACAAGAAGCACTTTGGTGAGAGGCAGACACTTACGCTATGCTGAAAATGTTATCGTGAGTGTTAGAAGAACAGTCAAGGAAAATAAGCTTGCGAATTAGGCGGCATTACTGACCACTTCTACGATCCCAACAAAGGACAATTCATGCTTTCCACATGTACTAACCATTGCTATGAGGCCTAACAGGAACAACCTTTGACCTTAAATCATTATTTCTGGCACatatttaactcattcactgccattggctCATATAGTAATGTGGACTTAGTGCATAtacagcaacaacaaaacaattttcTTTCATGCATGATGACATGTTTTGGTTTTTCCATGCATTGCTGCATCCAAAGCGGTACCTATCAGTCTCCTGGCGCTCAGAAGTGGTGATGGGCTGTGTCCTAAACCTCTCTGATGTCTTTCTACACTCCCCCGGATAGATATAGTGAAGGGGTCTGCGGCCCCTGCAAGAGGCTGGGTAGCCTGCTTGGCCCTGATTTGCCGCATCGCTGGAGGGCCCACAGAGGAGAAGGCAAAAAGTACCCAAAGGAAAGAAAATACAGCAtgtgagggagagagaaagagcggcGATAATTAATTTCTTTAACTGCACACTCAAAAGGTAGACATTAAGCACATGCGTGGGGTGGTTTTAAAAGTACAAATATTTATTGGCCGCAATTGCAAGTTACGGTGCCAATAAAGAGGAAGCAGGCGTGGTGTTAGATGAGTAAGGCGTCAAGTCGGCAGCATGATAGATGTTGATTGTTAATCAAAGGGCAGCAGTTGATGTTAGCAAACAAGCGCAAGCTTCCAGAGCATCTCCACCTACGCTTCGTCTCTGCGTCTGCTCGGGGGAGTGGTGGAGCTTTCCATGTACGAGTTTCTGAGCTGGGCCACAGAGACACGGCTGTCCTGGTGAATCTCTGCGTTATTTTTCTTGACCTCCTGCGAATGGTGATGCAAGCTTCTATGACTTGGCTCTTGATCACCGAGATCTGCTGCAGGATGGATCGGCGCTGCTTTGGGTTGGATGTGAGATGCCGACAAGCCTTTCTGGACATAAATGAGATTTTCACGCTCCCTGGACCTGCTGCTGGTTTCTTGTTGATGGCTGGTCTGCTCTGTGTGTCTGGAGGGCTCAAGTGTTTCCCATCTGGTTCTGCCTCTGTGGCCTCTTCTTGCAGGTTCTTCAATCTCAGTGAACGCTTTGGAGGACCTCATCTCATCATCTCTTCTTCCTCTATGCGGGTCTTCGGTGCTCCTCTCCCTGCGGCGGACTTCTGAGGGTAGTACTGCTTTCCTACTACGCAACAGGCCCTCTGTCCGAACGCCGCCCGTCTCCTCACTTTCCTCATCTGGGAGCTGCTCCAGTTTGGATGGAGCGCCAGAGGTCATGGACAGATAACTGGGATAACCGGCAATATCTGGAGCCCCTGGTGGCCGGGATGGAGAAAGAAGCGCTTGCGGGTGATGGTGAGGGTGGGTGTGGTTCTGCTGGGGAATCATTGGGTCCGTGGTGTACCGCGCAGACGGCTGGTGCTGAAATTGTCTGCGATACGTCGGAGCTTCTGCGACACTTGCCGGCTCTGGGCTCCTCTGACGACAGTCCTCCTTCGCAAGCCTCTCCCTAACTCGAATTCTTCAAGGAGACAAAGAGCTGATTAATGTTGACATTTGTATCCAGGCCAAAGTAAATAGGTATTTAATGATCAAATTAGTCATTCAATTGGATTCTGCCTAACTGCTTTGTTTTTAGTGTCGAGTTTAACAACTGAAATGGGACGTTCAGTACTTGGGCTGGGACAAAAAGTTGGACAAAAGAAAAGGttgattgaattttttttttttgtcctcaggCTTCGCCGGCACCTCGATGCAATAAGATGAATTTGTATGTATGATAGTGCATAAATATACAGTAGTGTGTATTTCTTTTAAATAGAAAATACTCATCTTAACTGTGAATGTACATGACAAGAATTAATTAACACAAATCAATCAACACGGCATTATTCCTGCAAAATATGACTCTACAATATTGCAATTGGTTAATAGCTTCTATGTTATTGTGTAACATGGTACAGCCCTTCAATGTATTCCAGTGAGGGGGTTCAACCGTTCACACCAGAATGAGGTTGAGAATGAAGTTACGATCTTAGCAAAGGGAATTGAAACTCGGGACGGTGAAGATGATGACGATGGGACCGGCTGGCTGTCAAAGCTCAAAAGCAGAGATTCTTAGTTGCCATGTAATCAGTTGGAGATCTTAAACTATATAACTGTAATTTTTATATAGGAAAAGGTTTTAAGGAGTAAAGCTACAACCTGTACTGACAGTTTAAGAATCACTGCTCTTAAGTCTTGATGGGGACAGGAACACAAGGGGGATTTGGGGGTAGACACAACCAGcttttgggggagggggggtaccTCGAGGGCCAGTTGATTAAGGTGTGGGTGTCGCCATCAGCGTCAGTCTTGAGGAACCAATCAGGGCACACTTTTGCCCTTGTACTGTACATCATTGAAGGGTATATGTATAATaagacatttaaataaataaatagataaataaaataaataaatagataaataaaataaataaattaaataaataaataaataaatgtaaataaataaataaataaggctcTGATATTTTGATGCATGCCCACACTCATAACTGTGTGTAATACATCTGCCCTGTAATCCAGATGGCCAGTCCAGCCCTGCATGGAACTGATTAGGTGAAGATGACCAAGAGTTGTATAGTAAACCAGTGATATCATCATGCCctggtgtaggacagatgttgcCAATGAGTCACACCAATTTGCACACCAACTTCACTTTCCAGCACTTAAGAAGAATAACAACATGGCAAGCCCAAACAGGGTATCTAAATGAGGTAAGCGGGCATTCAAGAAGAGGAGTGCGAATAAAGATATCATGACCCCCCACTAACATCTCCCGTTGCTAGCACTATTACAACAGCGTGGCCTGGAGTTGAACTAGAAGTTTCTCAATGCGTCATATTTTGTCACGGTGTAAACGAGAAGAAGGGTCGGATCAAATCAGATCATGGAAATACGCCAAAGGAAACAGATCATTTTAAGTTCACAGTAACAAGACAATAACTTGTAAAGGGAAAAGAACGAGCATCAAGAGTACTCACCCATGTCTGGTGAGTATGTTATGGGCCTGCTGCTCGATAAAGAGATCGCCAGGTGACACGCCGTGTTTGGGTGAAGGGACAGAAGGTCGTCTGCTCATCTTGGGCGAGCTTGGCGGCGCGCCTGTGCCGGTGTAGTCCCGAGCAGGCACGCTGGCGCTGGAGGACAATGATGTAACATCCATGTAAGTGGACGGCTCAGGAGCAGCTGCTCTGCGTTGATTCTCCAGGTTCATGAGTCGCTCCCTCTCTGAGAAGGAATCCACTCTGCTTCGACTCATTTCATAGCCCGCCTCGGGATGGCTCTGTTGGGGTGCGCTTTGCCCTCGCCTCGGACTACTGGTGGAAGTCATAGCAAGGTTTCTTTCTTCATCCGGGACAAACTCCGCTTTGTTACGCCTCTCAGGGCCATCGGGCTCTTTAAGAGGACGAGTGTACCGGGATGGATGGTCCATATCTGGCTCCAGGTCCAAAGAGATACCATAGCGCTCAGCCAGCTGCCGACGGCGCTCCGCCTTGTAGCGGGCAATGCGTTCAGCTTTGGACTCGAGCTCTGGACCACCTTTGCTGGATGATGGTGATGAATTGTGATCAGCGTGATTGGAGGCTTTCGGATCAGATCGATGTTGACTTCTGGACTGCCGCTCAGGAACTACCGGCTGCATACTATCTGGATTTTCTAACTCTTCCATTCCATATCTTTGCACTGTAACTACAAGAGGCGCATGTTACTCTTTTCGATATACCCAAATATTGAGTCATTGTAGGATCTCACCACCACATGGCTCGCATGAATCAGAAGCTCTCGTGTATCGCGGTGTATCTTCTTCCAGAAGACGATTGGCCACCAAATTGGGCAGGACAGATGGATGCGGCTCCCCCTCGATGCCTTCCAATCGCCGGGCGATGCGCTCCTTCCTAAGCACGTGGACACGTGACATTTTAATCATGACTAGACTCAATAGGTGGCCATCATCTCCCCACCTGTTCATTTCCGAGTCACTCGTGCTTGTGGTGATGCCTTCAAATCGTTTCCTCAACTCAGAGACTTAAAAAGGGATCGTGATTAAAATGTTGACCATCATTtgcaaaaaataaagtaaaaatataaacaatgaCATACCTTTGTTGAGATTAGTCAAGAGACTAACATCTATATCTTTGGTAACTTTAATTGGGTCACCTTTTTCGTCCAAAGAGAATTCTTTTTGGAAGCTGAGGGTTAAAACAAAAGTCATATTACTGCCTTAAGAAACAGGAATGCCATTCAGCAAGGATTTTGAATTACGATACAGTTCAGCCCGACTCACACAGATACACAATGAATCTCTCTTCAGTTATTCGGGATTTAATCTAAAACCACAAAAGATCGGATCCAGATGTGAAAAATTAAAACAACACTACACTGTGTGTTTTTGTCCCTTCCAGAAACCACAACGTTGTTGAACCTCATTTACAAAAGTCAAGTTGACGATGCTGGTTTCTTTCCCACACTTGTGTTCCTGCTGCAAAGGTAACGTAACAGGCTGGGTGGAGTATTTGACAGCCTGCCAAAATGCGGAGCAGTGCTGCAGTAGGAGCTAGCTCACTACAAGGTGACATGATGCATTTATTTAACTAGACATGGACACTGGTTGTATTTTTACCATCATTTTTATTCATAGAGTCAAAAATATTCTTATACCATCTTACCTAAGAGCTCTCCTCTGAAGCAATCTGCTTTTGCCAATTGCGATAGAGCTGTCACTCGGGAGTCCTGAGAAAAGATAGAAACACTTCATGATCCCATTTACAACATCTTCAGTATTAGTCTTTAAAACCCATTTGCTGGCTCTCACCAGTGTCGTATTGTGCTGCGAGATACAGAAGTCGTTATGGAATGACGTCATTGCGTTTGTATCTTaaggatttgtgtgtgtgggtcttttTTAGAAACAGCCGGTGTGTCACAGAGATTGTTAAATCTGATCACACATCAAGGTTGCTGTGCAAGTGCAGGTTGGGACAATGCCAGAGAGAGTCCAGCATGTATCTGAGCggcttgaaaaatgaaagacaGTCCAAGGAGAAACGACTCGTACTTCCTAAAACCACAAACACACTGTCCACTCCACAAAGTCTATTTTGTTCGGAATCGGTTTGTTGCAATTCTTGGACCCGAGTGGTTCGATCCAGGAAGCTTCATGACAAACATGTGGTCTC includes:
- the svila gene encoding supervillin a isoform X3, giving the protein MYRNPWISNYLSHVKFCSEGLPSDSSIAIGKSRLLQRRALSFQKEFSLDEKGDPIKVTKDIDVSLLTNLNKVSELRKRFEGITTSTSDSEMNRKERIARRLEGIEGEPHPSVLPNLVANRLLEEDTPRYTRASDSCEPCGVTVQRYGMEELENPDSMQPVVPERQSRSQHRSDPKASNHADHNSSPSSSKGGPELESKAERIARYKAERRRQLAERYGISLDLEPDMDHPSRYTRPLKEPDGPERRNKAEFVPDEERNLAMTSTSSPRRGQSAPQQSHPEAGYEMSRSRVDSFSERERLMNLENQRRAAAPEPSTYMDVTSLSSSASVPARDYTGTGAPPSSPKMSRRPSVPSPKHGVSPGDLFIEQQAHNILTRHGTRAKVCPDWFLKTDADGDTHTLINWPSRIRVRERLAKEDCRQRSPEPASVAEAPTYRRQFQHQPSARYTTDPMIPQQNHTHPHHHPQALLSPSRPPGAPDIAGYPSYLSMTSGAPSKLEQLPDEESEETGGVRTEGLLRSRKAVLPSEVRRRERSTEDPHRGRRDDEMRSSKAFTEIEEPARRGHRGRTRWETLEPSRHTEQTSHQQETSSRSRERENLIYVQKGLSASHIQPKAAPIHPAADLGDQEPSHRSLHHHSQEVKKNNAEIHQDSRVSVAQLRNSYMESSTTPPSRRRDEADAANQGQAGYPASCRGRRPLHYIYPGECRKTSERFRTQPITTSERQETDRSCVSSELASNQADEEKLDERAKLSVAAKRSLFRELEKNIGSGKPRSRNAAVDRRLRRTQDRSRTQPVTTEEVVIATTAPTHVPQTVHTAVARVSSPTLVCSALAPSSLQASSHHNATAREQAPDAQRTPPEQEPQNCKQVAPMDEKSQAQEEPDLCTLSLAEKMALFNRLAQPPTRVTRVRGDTRQRRSNARYQTQPITLGDMEKESSDVDSQDEQEQCEKPVELHQLHNDAGSQFENLPSSRGGTLSTDHAGDIHVTRAAVEANPPSAPGPRPHDPVGHQTQPYRASRHAEEETEQAGGKRKLPSPEREVRQAAPPHPHTGRERREEEEEQWRSRGRLDEAMLNSDHHMLIERQEQKKEEGEHAAFQRRRTFSEELPEPTFVRSRLASGSSRGGVCQPPETDAYPDDRELRAGTLQSEPQDDLCDAMTAKHMSIKQRVALLKKSGEDDWRNRINKKQDAVKVAVDDQNAHLWEVEQNFMKKGDEELMIDDLAVSDQLWRITEAAMESQRIEAQMSIQERKEQIEAQEEAWKSKGHGAANDSTQFTVAARMAKKGLASPSPLQSSSSKAKNSSPAISKPQDEIKAIPDLNLESDRKLEKLESFLGKLNSKALPEATVTVTEKKIKEVMTLDDEDFSKFYRQVEEPLSITNKVELADDFDAIFGPQVPTLMSDMVQHKRAVRPTRNVQASKNPLKMLAAREDIRHEYTEQRLNVGLLESRRMKAEKMNMNSNLSDVALAGLASTENFSNVNLRSVNITEQMSNNSAVPYKKLMLLQVKGRRHIQTRLVEPRASSLNSGDCFLLITPHHCFIWMGEFANVIEKNKAAELGNFIQSKRDLGCRADSVQVIEEGVNSHSQAAKEFWKILGGLATYQSAGTPDEDELYEGAIVETNCIYRLIDNKLVPDDDFWAKIPRCSLLKPKEVLVFDFGSEMYIWHGKEVTLAQRKVAFQLAKHLWNGTFDYTNCDINPLDPGECNPLIPKKGQGRPDWAVFGRLTHHNETTLFKEKFLDWSESRKAPSPTKTGNNHSIDRKDQPTSDQPRAYDAALMLPLHQAPVCTVVDGLNVGRGYGLVEVDDWRCYEISTIGVEVWHILEFDYSRLPRQSIGQFHEGDTYVVKWKFMVSTAVWKRQNPEQVKTTGPGKEKCCYFFWQGRNSTVSEKGTSALMTVELDEERGAQIQVQQGKEPPCFLQCFTGRMIVHAGKREEEEENSQNDWRLYCVRGEVEAESHLVEVVCHCSSLRSRVSMVLLSVSQSLIYLWHGCKSQAHTREVAHTAASRIKEHCPLEAGLHSSSKVTIRECEEGAEPQGFWEALGRRDRKAYDCMLQDPGRFNFTPRLYQLSSSSGDFLAVEFHYPARDNKQVNSMPFLQEDLYSASQPALFLVDNHHEVYLWQGWWPQDSESTGSARIRWDSDRKCAMETVLQYCREKNPKKAPKAYLIHAGLEPLTFTNMFPSWEHREDVAEITEREAEVCNQIILVEDVLARLCQTAYPLEDLLARPLPEGVDPLRLEVYLTDEDFERGLEMTREEYDSMPAWKQVNLKKTKGLF